Proteins encoded in a region of the Thermodesulforhabdus norvegica genome:
- a CDS encoding (Fe-S)-binding protein: MKLTGYKKTIFRPKCNPKFTSVHCIAHLNEDVSDVLPYLNALFGGAQYFNNPPELLFLHHGKLIKIGAREIAINALRDEEEADRILEWLKGEINKAWENRASITPCYTGKEKPRVIEILKLLPKTNCKKCGQPTCMVFAVQMAEGGRTPDQCPELTEEARAKLNAYLSRFNFD, from the coding sequence ATGAAATTAACGGGTTACAAAAAAACAATCTTCCGGCCCAAGTGTAATCCCAAGTTCACATCCGTCCACTGCATAGCCCATCTTAACGAGGATGTCAGCGATGTACTGCCCTATTTAAACGCCCTTTTCGGTGGAGCTCAATATTTTAACAATCCTCCTGAGCTTCTATTTCTCCATCACGGCAAGCTGATCAAGATAGGAGCGCGAGAGATAGCAATAAATGCTCTGCGGGATGAAGAGGAAGCAGACCGTATTCTGGAATGGTTGAAAGGTGAAATCAACAAAGCCTGGGAAAATCGTGCATCCATTACCCCCTGTTATACCGGCAAAGAGAAACCCAGGGTCATTGAAATTCTCAAGCTACTTCCAAAAACGAACTGCAAAAAATGCGGTCAACCAACCTGTATGGTTTTTGCGGTTCAGATGGCAGAAGGCGGGCGAACTCCCGACCAGTGTCCGGAGCTGACCGAGGAGGCCAGGGCCAAACTCAATGCTTATCTGTCACGCTTTAATTTCGACTAG
- the clpP gene encoding ATP-dependent Clp endopeptidase proteolytic subunit ClpP — MAGLIPIVIEQSSRGERAFDIYSRLLRDRIIFLGTPITDEVANLIIAQMLFLESEDPDKDIHFYINSPGGLVTAGLAIYDTMQYIKPDVSTLCMGQAASMAAVLLAAGVKGKRYALPHSRILLHQPMGGFQGQATDVEIQAKEILRLREELNRILTLHTGKPLEQIAKDTERDFYMTGEQAKEYGIVDHVIVSRKANQPTESAA, encoded by the coding sequence ATGGCGGGTTTAATACCTATTGTAATTGAGCAGAGTAGCCGGGGTGAGCGAGCTTTCGACATCTATTCGCGCCTTTTGAGGGATCGAATTATTTTTCTGGGAACGCCCATTACCGATGAAGTTGCTAACTTGATCATTGCTCAGATGCTGTTTCTTGAATCCGAAGACCCTGACAAGGACATTCATTTTTACATAAATTCACCGGGTGGGCTGGTTACGGCAGGGTTGGCCATATACGATACCATGCAATATATTAAACCGGACGTTTCTACTCTCTGCATGGGTCAGGCCGCCAGCATGGCTGCCGTTCTGCTCGCCGCAGGTGTCAAGGGAAAGCGATACGCGTTACCGCACTCGAGGATACTTTTGCATCAGCCCATGGGAGGGTTTCAGGGCCAGGCAACGGATGTCGAAATCCAGGCCAAGGAAATCCTGAGGCTAAGGGAAGAGCTTAATCGTATTTTGACCCTGCACACAGGTAAGCCTCTTGAACAGATAGCCAAGGACACGGAGAGGGATTTTTATATGACCGGTGAACAGGCGAAAGAGTACGGAATTGTGGATCATGTTATAGTGAGCCGTAAGGCAAATCAGCCGACGGAATCGGCTGCCTGA